One window of Apteryx mantelli isolate bAptMan1 chromosome 8, bAptMan1.hap1, whole genome shotgun sequence genomic DNA carries:
- the SLC6A9 gene encoding sodium- and chloride-dependent glycine transporter 1 encodes MRRAARPHGAALGPPMGPPAEAPRAAVSPQNGTVPGERSKRDENLQRGNWGNQIEFVLTSVGYAVGLGNVWRFPYLCYRNGGGAFMFPYFIMLVFCGIPLFFMELSFGQFASQGCLGVWRVSPMFKGVGYGMMVVSTYIGIYYNVVICIAFYYFFVSMTRVLPWTYCSNTWNTPDCAGVLDGNVSGSAALNLTHLLNASQKRTSPSEEYWRRYVLNLSDDIGNLGEVRLPLLGCLGVSWVVVFLCLIKGVKSSGKVVYFTATFPYVVLTILFVRGITLEGAVHGITYYLTPQWDRILDAKVWGDAASQIFYSLGCAWGGLITMASYNKFHNNCYRDSIIISITNCATSVYAGFVIFSILGFMANHLGVDVSKVADHGPGLAFVAYPEALTLLPISPLWSILFFFMLILLGLGTQFCLLETLVTAIVDEVGNEWIIRRKTFVTLGVAVAGFLLGVPLTTQAGIYWLLLMDNYAASFSLVIISCIMCVAIMYIYGHHNYFKDIEMMLGFPPPIFFQICWRFISPAIIFFILVFTVIQYQPISYNDYVYPTWAISIGFLMALSSVICIPIYAIYKVCCSEGDTLLERLKNATKASKDWGPALAEHRSGRYAPAFSPSTECHLEVQPLHPEKAWSEAAAAPPVQGSNGSAHSQDSRL; translated from the exons ATGCGGAGGGCCGCCAGGCCCCACGGCGCGGCTCTCGGCCCTCCGATGGGGCCGCCGGCTgaggcgccccgcgccgccgtctCCCCGCAGAACGGCACCGTCCCCGGCGAGCGGAGCAAGCGGGATGAGAACCTCCAGCGCGGCAACTGGGGCAACCAGATCGAGTTCGTGCTGACCAGCGTGGGCTACGCCGTGGGGCTGGGCAACGTCTGGCGCTTCCCGTACCTCTGCTACCGCAATGGCGGAG GTGCCTTCATGTTCCCCTACTTCATCATGCTGGTGTTTTGCGGCATCCCCCTCTTCTTCATGGAGCTCTCCTTCGGGCAGTTCGCCAGCCAGGGCTGCCTCGGCGTCTGGAGGGTCAGCCCCATGTTCAAAG GCGTGGGCTACGGGATGATGGTGGTGTCCACCTACATCGGGATCTACTACAACGTGGTGATCTGTATTGCCTTCTACTACTTCTTTGTGTCCATGACGCGCGTGCTGCCCTGGACATACTGCAGCAACACCTGGAACACGCCGGACTGCGCGGGGGTCCTGGACGGCAACGTCAGCGGCAGCGCCGCCCTCAACCTCACCCACCTCCTCAACGCCTCGCAGAAGCGCACCAGCCCCAGCGAGGAGTACTGGAG GAGGTACGTGCTCAACCTGTCGGATGACATCGGGAACCTGGGCGAGGTGcggctgcccctcctgggctgccttgGCGTCTCCTGGGTCGTCGTCTTCCTCTGCCTCATCAAGGGCGTCAAGTCGTCAGGAAAA GTGGTGTATTTCACAGCCACCTTCCCCTACGTGGTGCTCACCATCCTCTTCGTGCGCGGCATCACGCTGGAGGGCGCCGTCCACGGCATCACCTACTACCTGACGCCCCAGTGGGACCGCATCCTCGATGCCAAG GTGTGGGGTGACGCGGCCTCGCAGATCTTCTACTCCTTGGGCTGTGCTTGGGGCGGGCTCATCACCATGGCGTCCTACAACAAGTTCCACAACAATTGCTACCG ggacagcatCATCATCAGCATCACCAACTGCGCCACCAGTGTTTATGCCGGCTTCGTCATCTTCTCCATCCTTGGTTTCATGGCCAACCACCTGGGTGTGGACGTCTCCAAGGTGGCCGACCATGGCCCTGGCCTGGCCTTTGTGGCCTACCCTGAGGCCCTCACCCTGCTGCCCATCTCACCCCTTTGGTCTATCCTCTTCTTCTTCATGCTCATCCTCCTGGGCCTGGGCACTCAG TTCTGCCTGCTGGAGACACTGGTCACAGCCATCGTGGATGAGGTGGGCAATGAGTGGATCATCCGCAGGAAGACCTTTGTGACACTCGGCGTGGCTGTGGCAGGCTTCCTGCTGGGCGTCCCACTCACCACACAG GCAGGGATCTACTGGCTCCTGCTGATGGACAATTACGCCGCCAGCTTCTCCCTGGTCATCATCTCCTGCATCATGTGCGTGGCCATCATGTACATCTATG GACACCACAACTACTTCAAGGACATTGAGATGATGCTGGGCTTCCCACCCCCGATCTTCTTCCAGATCTGCTGGCGCTTCATCTCGCCCGCCATCATCTTT TTCATCCTGGTCTTCACAGTGATCCAGTACCAGCCCATCTCCTACAATGACTACGTCTACCCTACCTGGGCCATCAGCATCGGTTTCCTCATGGCACTCTCCTCTGTGATCTGCATCCCCATCTACGCCATCTACAAAGTGTGCTGCTCTGAGGGGGACACGCTGCTGGAG CGTTTGAAAAATGCCACCAAGGCAAGCAAGGACTGGGGCCCGGCACTGGCAGAGCACCGCAGCGGGCGCTACGCCCCGGCGTTCAGCCCCTCCACTGAGTGCCACCTGGAGGTGCAGCCCCTGCACCCAGAGAAGGCCTGGAGCGAGGCCGCGGCTGCGCCCCCCGTGCAGGGCAGCAACGGCTCAGCCCACAGCCAGGACTCCAGACTGTGA